One part of the Hordeum vulgare subsp. vulgare unplaced genomic scaffold, MorexV3_pseudomolecules_assembly, whole genome shotgun sequence genome encodes these proteins:
- the LOC123423865 gene encoding NAD(P)H-quinone oxidoreductase subunit 2 A, chloroplastic-like, which translates to MDSVLYIREEEARNPLFDSDSPTPVVAFLSVTSKVAASASATRILDIPFYFSSNEWHLLLEILAILSMILGNLLAITQTSMKRMLAYSSIGQIGYVIIGIIVGDSNDGYASMITYMLFYISMNLGTFACIVLFGLRTGTDNIRDYAGLYMKDPFLALSLALCLLSLGGLPPLAGFFGKLYLFWCGWQAGLYFLVSIGLLTSVLSIYYYLKIIKLLMTGRNQEITPYVRNYRRSPLRSNNSIELSMTVCVIASTIPGISMNPILAIAQDTLF; encoded by the exons ATGGATTCGGTCTTATACATACGCGAGGAAG AAGCGAGGAATCCTCTTTTCGACTCTGACTCCCCCACTCCAGTCGTTGCTTTTCTTTCTGTTACTTCGAAagtagctgcttcagcttcagccacgcgaattctcgatattcctttttatttctcatcaaacgaatggcatcttcttctggaaatcctagctattcttagcatgattttgGGGAATCTCCTTGCTATTACTCAAACAAGCATGAAACGTATGCTTGCATATTCGTCCATAGGGCAAATCGGATATGTAATTATTGGAATAATTGTTGGAGACTCAAATGATGGATATGCAAGCATGATAACTTATATGCTGTTCTATATCTCCATGAATCTAGGAACTTTTGCTTGCATTGTATTATTTGGTCTACGTACCGGAACTGATAACATTCGAGATTATGCAGGATTATACATGAAAGATCCTTTTTTGGCTCTCTCTTTAGCCCTATGTCTCTTATCCCTAGGAGGCCTTCCTCCACTAGCAGGTTTCTTCGGAAAACTCTATCTATTCTGGTGTGGATGGCAAGCAGGCCTATATTTCTTGGTTTCAATAGGACTCCTTACGAGCGTTCTTTCTATCTACTATTATCTAAAAATAATCAAGTTATTAATGACTGGACGAAACCAAGAAATAACCCCTTATGTGCGAAATTATAGAAGATCCCCTTTAAGATCAAACAATTCCATCGAATTGAGTATGACTGTATGTGTGATAGCATCTACTATACCAGGAATATCAATGAACCCCATTCTTGCAATTGCTCAGGATACCCTCTTTTAG
- the LOC123423861 gene encoding NAD(P)H-quinone oxidoreductase subunit 2 B, chloroplastic-like, giving the protein MIWHVQNENFILDSTRIFMKAFHLLLFNGSFIFPECILIFGLILLLMIDSTSDQKDRPWFYFISSTSLVISITALLFRWREEPIISFSGNFQTNNFNEIFQFLILLCSTLCIPLSVEYIECTEMAITEFLLFVLTATLGGMFLCGANDLITIFVAPECFSLCSYLLSGYTKRDLRSNEATMKYLLMGGASSSILVHGFSWLYGSSGGEIELQEIVNGLINTQMYNSPGISIALISITVGLGFKLSPAPFHQWTPDVYEGVWFVRQIPTSISISEVFGFCKTP; this is encoded by the coding sequence ATGATCTGGCATGTACAGAATGAAAACTTCATTCTCGATTCTACGAGAATTTTTATGAAAGCGTTTCATTTGCTTCTCTTCAATGGAAGTTTCATTTTCCCAGAATGTATCCTAATTTTTGGCCTAATTCTTCTTCTGATGATCGATTCAACCTCTGATCAAAAAGATAGACCTTGGTTCTATTTCATCTCTTCAACAAGTTTAGTAATAAGCATAACGGCCCTATTGTTCCGATGGAGAGAAGAACCTATAATTAGCTTTTCGGGAAATTTCCAAACGAACAATTTCAACGAAATCTTTCAATTTCTCATTTTATTATGTTCAACTTTATGTATTCCTCTATCCgtagagtacattgaatgtacagaAATGGCTATAACAGAGTTTCTGTTATTCGTATTAACAGCTACTCTAGGGGGAATGTTTTTATGTGGTGCTAACGATTTAATAACTATCTTTGTAGCTCCAGAATGTTTCAGTTTATGTTCCTACCTATTGTCTGGATATACCAAGAGAGATCTACGGTCTAATGAGGCTACTATGAAATATTTACTCATGGGTGGGGCAAGCTCTTCTATTCTGGTTCATGGTTTCTCTTGGCTATATGGTTCATCTGGGGGGGAGATCGAGCTTCAAGAAATTGTGAACGGTCTTATCAATACACAAATGTATAACTCCCCAGGAATTTCAATTGCGCTTATATCCATCACTGTAGGACTTGGGTTCAAGCTTTCCCCAGCCCCTTTTCATCAATGGACTCCTGACGTCTACGAAGGAGTGTGGTTCGTTCGACAAATTCCTACCTCTATATCTATCTCTGAGGTGTTTGGGTTTTGCAAAACTCCATAG